In Cercospora beticola chromosome 3, complete sequence, the following proteins share a genomic window:
- a CDS encoding uncharacterized protein (antiSMASH:Cluster_3), with amino-acid sequence MRSNARFALVSGLVAATEASPLITRASNGTSLADVCTVANVQAILPSNGTLLGIDLIPSAVTASAVYNATTGGGVMKRQAGGSSSSSTETFTYCNVTVTYAHTGKDDKVVVKYAFPEPSDFKDRFYVAGGGGYSLSSDATGGLTYGAVGGATDAGYDAFNYSFDEVVLYGNGSINWDATYAFGYTALGEMTKVGKYITKGFYGMDADDKVYTYYEGCSDGGREGMSQIQRWGEEYDGAITGAPAFRFSHQQINHIVPATIEHTMGYYPPPCALQKIVNATIAACDPLDGRTDGVISRTDLCKLNFNLSSLIGESYYCAATTSSSLGFGFGRRMAKRQMAGSQTSSTPEQNGTITAQDVAVAQGVYDGLHNSAGEQAYLSWQVGSDLGDAEPTYDNTTDSWTLNIPSTGGSWVTKFIQLLDVDNLSDLDGVTYDTLVEWMDIGLNRYIDSLQTTLPDLTPFQQAGGKLLHYHGESDNSVPAASSVHYWQSVRKIMYANLTDAEAQEALSDWYQFYLIPGAAHCSANTLQPGPYPQDNMQTMIAWVENDVKPTRLNATVASGTYEGEVQELCQWPTRPLWSGNSSTFDCVTDAESIESWTYEFSAFKMPVY; translated from the coding sequence ATGCGTTCCAACGCACGTTTCGCCCTTGTCTCTGGGCTCGTCGCAGCGACAGAAGCATCGCCGCTAATTACTCGAGCATCGAATGGCACATCACTCGCCGATGTCTGCACCGTCGCCAACGTTCAGGCCATACTTCCCTCGAATGGAACTCTGCTCGGCATCGATCTGATTCCAAGTGCGGTAACAGCCAGCGCGGTCTACAATGCCACAACCGGCGGTGGCGTGATGAAACGACAGGCAggcggaagcagcagcagcagcacagagACTTTCACGTATTGCAATGTCACGGTGACTTACGCTCACACTGGCAAAGACGACAAAGTGGTTGTGAAATACGCTTTTCCTGAGCCGTCCGACTTCAAGGACCGCTTCTATGTCGCTGGAGGCGGTGGCTACAGTTTATCGAGCGATGCTACTGGCGGCCTCACATACGGCGCGGTCGGTGGCGCAACAGATGCGGGCTATGATGCATTCAACTACTCCTTCGATGAGGTCGTCCTTTATGGCAATGGATCGATCAATTGGGATGCAACATACGCTTTCGGCTATACCGCGCTGGGCGAGATGACCAAAGTTGGAAAGTACATTACGAAAGGCTTCTATGGGATGGATGCGGACGACAAAGTTTACACATACTACGAGGGGTGCTCGGATGGAGGACGAGAGGGCATGAGCCAAATCCAGCGATGGGGTGAAGAGTACGATGGGGCGATCACTGGTGCGCCAGCCTTCCGATTCTCTCACCAGCAAATCAACCACATCGTTCCAGCAACCATTGAGCATACCATGGGCTATTACCCACCACCATGTGCTCTCCAAAAGATCGTCAATGCCACCATCGCTGCATGCGACCCGCTGGATGGCCGCACTGATGGCGTGATTTCTCGAACGGATCTCTGCAAGCTGAACTTCAACTTGAGCTCACTCATCGGCGAGAGCTACTATTGCGCAGCCACCACCAGTTCTTCCCTGGGATTCGGCTTTGGGCGGAGGATGGCCAAGCGGCAAATGGCTGGCAGCCAGACAAGCAGTACGCCAGAGCAGAATGGCACAATCACTGCTCAAGATGTTGCAGTGGCACAGGGCGTCTATGATGGTCTACACAACTCTGCTGGCGAGCAAGCATATCTTTCCTGGCAGGTTGGATCTGACCTCGGCGATGCCGAGCCGACATATGATAACACTACTGACTCATGGACATTGAACATCCCTTCCACTGGCGGCTCATGGGTGACCAAATTCATTCAGTTGCTGGACGTCGACAACCTGTCCGATCTCGACGGCGTCACGTACGACACTCTCGTCGAATGGATGGACATTGGCCTGAACAGATACATCGACAGCCTCCAAACCACGCTCCCAGATCTTACACCTTTTCAACAGGCCGGTGGTAAGCTTCTCCACTACCACGGCGAAAGCGACAACTCCGTCCCAGCTGCGTCTTCAGTCCACTACTGGCAATCCGTTCGCAAAATCATGTACGCGAACTTGACGGACGCTGAGGCTCAAGAAGCTCTTTCGGACTGGTATCAATTCTACTTGATTCCTGGTGCTGCTCACTGCAGTGCGAATACGCTCCAGCCAGGTCCATACCCGCAAGACAACATGCAAACCATGATCGCTTGGGTCGAGAATGATGTCAAGCCCACTCGTCTCAACGCCACTGTTGCTTCTGGCACATACGAAGGAGAAGTTCAGGAGCTCTGCCAGTGGCCGACTCGTCCTTTGTGGAGCGGTAACAGCAGCACTTTTGATTGTGTGACTGATGCTGAAAGCATCGAAAGCTGGACCTATGAGTTCTCGGCATTCAAGATGCCTGTGTACTAG
- a CDS encoding uncharacterized protein (SMCOG1001:short-chain dehydrogenase/reductase SDR~antiSMASH:Cluster_3) — translation MGFIYSQLLAKLPCPEQPQTGRTVIITGSNTGLGKEAAKHFARLGAGKLILAVRSISKGEAAKADIDAATKCDKNVIEIWELDMTSFDSVKRFAKRVNDTLDRLDVFIANAGVVRKEYHLAEGLEESITVNYISTFLLAALVLPKMKETANLFSIRPTLAITSSGAHAHSSFPQKDLAPEGKLIETISDREMCTKYWDQQYPLSKMLEIFAVRSIGEQSPQQVFPVTINAVDPGFCHSDLAREQSSWVFSIMKTVLARTTEQGSRTLFHGGNGDRHTHGRYLSDCVVAEPAEVVTKNGDVQEKLWSELCERLEKISPGVMENFKA, via the coding sequence ATGGGCTTCATCTACTCTCAGTTGCTGGCAAAATTGCCGTGCCCAGAGCAGCCTCAAACTGGAAGAACCGTAATCATCACAGGCTCCAATACTGGTCTTGGAAAAGAGGCAGCGAAGCATTTCGCTCGTCTTGGTGCCGGAAAACTCATTCTCGCCGTGCGATCGATCTCCAAAGGCGAAGCTGCTAAGGCGGACATCGATGCCGCGACGAAATGTGATAAGAATGTCATTGAGATATGGGAGCTGGACATGACCAGTTTCGATAGCGTGAAGCGATTCGCCAAAAGAGTCAACGATACGCTCGACCGGCTGGACGTTTTTATCGCAAATGCAGGAGTAGTGCGGAAAGAGTACCATTTGGCAGAAGGGCTCGAAGAGTCAATTACGGTGAACTACATCTCAACCTTTTTGCTCGCGGCCTTGGTCCTCCCAAAGATGAAGGAGACTGCCAACCTCTTTTCTATTCGGCCTACGCTTGCCATTACCAGCTCCGGTGCTCACGCACACAGCTCATTCCCACAGAAAGACCTGGCGCCAGAGGGCAAGCTCATCGAGACAATCAGTGATCGGGAAATGTGCACCAAATACTGGGATCAGCAATATCCACTCAGCAAAATGCTGGAAATCTTCGCCGTTCGCAGCATTGGAGAGCAATCGCCACAGCAAGTCTTCCCGGTAACTATAAATGCCGTAGATCCAGGGTTCTGTCATTCCGACTTGGCGAGAGAGCAGTCATCGTGGGTATTTTCGATTATGAAGACGGTTCTTGCGAGGACTACGGAGCAGGGCAGTCGTACACTGTTTCATGGCGGAAATGGTGACCGGCATACGCATGGGAGATATTTGAGTGATTGCGTTGTTGCTGAGCCTGCTGAGGTGGTTACGAAGAATGGTGATGTGCAAGAGAAGCTATGGAGTGAGCTCTGTGAAAGGCTGGAGAAGATCTCACCGGGAGTGATGGAGAACTTCAAGGCATAA
- a CDS encoding uncharacterized protein (antiSMASH:Cluster_3), producing the protein MSSTITLTESTAPKVDAPFATIDTDTKFWHDYITSRPSPSEDFFQLINEYHDSHGNTGRGIAHDVGTGPGNIATRLANYYIRIVGSDVNAKALAAAPTLISEPMLSRMTFVQSPAEQLSNGVVPQEVGNGKTDLVVVSECMPLLDRVKSLEAFRTLLRPSGTLAIYFYGRPLFADGENRAELNDLYDCIATRICTFLLPFIGSPAEGFHLRAAETMGSWMDNIGFDPQEWESVQRHKWNSNVDLLFNSRSGYDFELKRVDRRGEGETTAEKIISQYWQHEWDVEDIANYLTSVYPNYREKAGERYSDIEVMLSELKKAMGGKRKVTFPVSLILATKKGN; encoded by the coding sequence ATGTCGTCGACGATCACACTCACTGAATCGACGGCTCCCAAGGTGGATGCTCCCTTCGCTACAATCGACACAGATACCAAATTCTGGCACGATTACATTACTTCTCGCCCTTCGCCTAGCGAAGACTTCTTTCAGCTGATCAATGAATACCATGACAGCCACGGCAACACTGGTCGCGGAATTGCCCACGATGTTGGTACCGGGCCCGGAAATATCGCCACGCGCCTCGCAAACTACTACATTCGCATCGTCGGATCCGATGTCAACGCCAAAGCTCTCGCCGCAGCTCCAACACTTATCTCGGAGCCTATGCTCTCGCGAATGACATTCGTTCAGAGTCCAGCAGAACAGCTGAGTAATGGTGTTGTGCCTCAAGAAGTTGGCAACGGAAAGACAGATCTTGTCGTTGTTAGCGAATGCATGCCGCTCTTGGATCGGGTCAAAAGTCTCGAAGCATTTCGTACGCTGTTGCGTCCTTCCGGCACGCTCGCCATCTACTTCTACGGGAGACCGCTGTTCGCAGATGGTGAAAACCGAGCAGAATTGAACGATTTGTACGACTGCATTGCTACCCGAATCTGTACATTCCTGCTTCCTTTCATTGGATCTCCGGCTGAGGGTTTCCATCTCCGTGCCGCAGAAACGATGGGAAGCTGGATGGACAACATTGGATTTGATCCGCAGGAGTGGGAGTCTGTGCAGCGTCATAAGTGGAACAGCAATGTAGACTTGCTCTTCAACAGCCGCTCGGGCTACGACTTTGAATTGAAGAGGGTCGATcgcagaggagaaggagaaactACCGCCGAGAAAATCATCTCCCAATACTGGCAACATGAGTGGGATGTGGAGGACATTGCTAACTACCTCACGTCTGTGTATCCCAACTACCGTGAGAAGGCTGGAGAGCGGTACTCGGACATTGAGGTTATGCTGTCTGAgttgaagaaggcgatgGGAGGGAAACGAAAAGTCACTTTCCCGGTAAGTTTGATTCTAGCAACAAAGAAGGGGAACTAG
- a CDS encoding uncharacterized protein (antiSMASH:Cluster_3), with translation MTATATILQAGQDGAASVKSTKTSASRIDLHMPNPGIARLFDNPKDSLETANRLLQKNHDEYHMFWRDVGGHNHMAHAVLTTLALGGSPSELQRAYDDGLEVQRPMPALDEELVGKLNDPSVLRSHIGNIHDYTNFLAFFEREIDAKGWREVITEYCFSKSENAELMLAQLYEGAFHPIIHLGLGVEFEQPSIVAEALAQAASHDSAGIPKFLLDAERHGRASVEPRMSLKDCFHVLREDETIKNAAQPQMGPVRVREGVMKRAFQQITRLAAAYRVPSSELDKSIAEMISCNAYISAAAQRAGKQRKIDFFHMHNVTSSIFLSVFAQQGWIKLEDKVRLVEWKARMDLVWYAASGAAPLDLSFLTDYKPTHSAGMSWVELYQAINKAHDDGHVAKFVRAIKNGESVAKPFEGADLERFPVNDELWLKVAQMAYDSTLEVPTDLRWVFGAGYDPMWKLMPDEE, from the coding sequence ATGACAGCCACCGCAACAATTTTGCAAGCCGGGCAGGATGGCGCGGCGTCTGTGAAGTCGACAAAAACTTCAGCTTCACGAATCGATCTTCACATGCCTAATCCAGGGATTGCAAGGCTTTTTGACAACCCCAAAGACAGCCTCGAAACTGCAAACCGCTTGCTGCAAAAGAATCATGATGAATATCACATGTTCTGGAGAGATGTCGGAGGACACAATCATATGGCTCATGCTGTTCTGACCACTCTTGCACTGGGTGGGAGTCCGAGCGAGCTACAGAGAGCTTATGACGATGGACTTGAGGTTCAGCGACCGATGCCTGCTCTCGATGAGGAACTGGTGGGAAAGTTGAACGATCCCTCAGTGCTCCGTTCGCACATTGGCAATATCCACGATTACACAAATTTCCTCGCATTCTTCGAACGCGAGATCGATGCCAAGGGATGGAGAGAAGTTATTACAGAGTATTGCTTCTCGAAGTCAGAGAATGCGGAGCTCATGCTTGCGCAACTCTACGAGGGTGCTTTCCATCCTATCATTCATCTCGGACTGGGTGTTGAATTCGAGCAACCTTCAATTGTCGCTGAAGCTCTTGCTCAGGCTGCTTCGCATGACTCTGCTGGTATTCCTAAATTCCTGCTCGATGCAGAACGCCACGGTCGTGCATCTGTAGAGCCTCGAATGTCGCTAAAGGATTGTTTCCACGTACTCCGAGAGGATGAAACGATCAAGAATGCTGCACAGCCACAAATGGGTCCAGTCAGAGTGAGGGAAGGTGTGATGAAGCGTGCTTTCCAGCAAATCACACGCTTGGCAGCAGCGTACAGGGTCCCATCATCGGAGCTGGACAAGAGCATCGCAGAGATGATCAGTTGCAATGCATAcatttctgctgctgcacagcgAGCAGGCAAGCAGAGGaagatcgacttcttccacatGCACAACGTGACCAGTTCAATCTTTTTATCTGTGTTTGCACAGCAGGGCTGGATCAAATTGGAAGACAAAGTCCGACTTGTAGAGTGGAAAGCTCGGATGGATTTAGTCTGGTACGCTGCCAGCGGAgcagcgcctctagacttgAGTTTCTTGACTGATTACAAGCCAACTCACAGCGCTGGAATGAGCTGGGTTGAGTTGTATCAAGCAATCAACAAAGCTCACGATGATGGTCACGTTGCCAAGTTTGTGAGGGCAATAAAAAATGGCGAGTCTGTGGCTAAGCCATTCGAGGGTGCAGATTTGGAACGATTCCCTGTGAATGACGAATTGTGGCTCAAGGTAGCGCAAATGGCTTATGATTCGACCTTGGAGGTTCCCACCGACCTCCGCTGGGTCTTCGGTGCTGGATACGATCCCATGTGGAAGCTGATGCCTGATGAGGAGTGA